The sequence GAAAGTGATATCTTTAGTCTTGAGGCGGATTATTAGGAGACATGTCCCTTGTATCTAATCAAACAAATcatcaaaaaaagaaatctcatCAAGATAAACTCATAAACATTTACTTTAATTAAGCGAGCCTAGTCAAGTTGAGATAATCCTTTAACACAAATTCCAAATAGATCTTAACTCTAAATATGAGATTATCTCACTAATTTAGATATTTACAGTGCAAGATGGAGATTATAGAGCAATTAAAACTGCCAGGTTTTATGATCACTTTTGGCACATTATTTCTCCTTTGGTAGtgctttaaaaaaggggaaattacaACAAAAAGAATTGTCATCTTTCATCATCCATGTGAAGCGGCTGCTGATGCAGAGCGAGGCATTGTTGCAGCAGAGAGCAGGGTGTGGCTGCCCAAAACATTTGACTTCACCAACGTGATTGTGCTTCAAAAGGAGAATGCAAAATCAGACTTCTCCCCGAGGACCTGTCTTTGTTctgcagcgcacacacacgcacacacacacacacgcacacacacgcagatgtATGCAATCtcactacacacatacagactgcACCAACTTAACTCAAATACACCAACTTCAGTAGCAGTGCAGTAAAAAGCTGATGTAATCATCTTTGGCAGCAcgtcaaacaaacaaattgacTCGATGCAGAAAAGACGGACTGGAATCGTTCAGATGTAACAGCATTATTTATAGCCAACCTGCAGGACTCCAGTACGAACAGTCTTACACCTCACAGCAAATACACCGACGTCTGCCAAGTACAAAAGTGCATGCTCCCAACTCAAAGCAGCTAGATTAGAACTTTTTTTCAGAAAGATTTGGAAATTTACAGTCTAAATTACTCCAAACGATTAAAAATCAGCACAACGTCGGTCAAAAAAGATGTCCTGTAATTGGAAGCAGATATCACGAAACataacacaggtgtgtgtgaaggggcAGCGAAACAAAATGAAACAGCGTGGTTTGTTCTACAGATTTAGCAAATGATGAGGCCACAGACTGTCAAATAGCTTTACAAATGTTGGACTAAATCAAACAGATGTACCAGGGGGAGTTTGCGCCAGTGAAGATTTTAGCAGCAGAGCTCACGGAGCAGAAAAGAGGAGTCTTTCCCAGGAATAATGCTCGAAATATGAATATTTCAGATCCAAGATGAATATTTGAAATAACCTCAGGGCATCTGAGCTGAAATTCAAAGGGCTTCAGAAAAAGAGCCCCAAGTGAAGTCCTAAAGACGGACACGCAGAGAAACACCCGGCTCCCCCCTACCGTAGTAGAAGTCTCCCTGTTGGTACATCATGAGCGTCTGGACCTCAGAGCCATCGtctctgctgaaggagaaggttcTGGTGTTCTCGGGCCTGAACTGGCTCTTCCAGGAGCCTCGGAAGTAGACGGCGTTCACCAGGGCCAGGCGGGTCACGCTGCTGAAGTCCTCGGCTGATAGCAGCTCGCGGATCTTACCTGGGAGGAGGGATGATTTGCACAGATTTGTACATTTGTTCAGGGTCTATATTAGTGATTATTTGCCTAAAAACAGGGCCCTGCTGGGATGCAGCTCATGAAGCCACACACCAGGGTCCAACCAGAGATCTGTGCAACTGACGATTGGAAATGTATTCACTtcgtttgtattttgtattcaatGATGTGATCAAACAGGCAATGGTGTAACTCCATGTCACTTAATAGTAATGCAGGGCTTATAGGTGTTACTACATATCCACATTatcgcctcctttccttctctcctttcatctgcctccctcccttttcttcctccctccctccctccgcctccaACTCACTCTCAGTATGATTTTCCACCCAGTTGTTGATCTGCTCGGCCACGGCTGCCGACTCGCTGAAGTCTACCGTTTCCACATCGGCCCGGAAGTATTTCCGCATCAGATGCATAAACTCGGGGTTAAAGGTGATGCCTTCCTGCCGGTAAAGGCTGTTGGCAAATCGGATGACGTAGTGGGTGTCGTCCTCCGACAGCGCCGCTGTCAGGTTCTGAAGCAAAGGGAACTCCCCGCCTGCAGAACAAAGTGAGGCACACATTCATGATGTAGCTGTGGGAAAGAGCCGGGCAGTATTTGTGTTAACCCCCTAACCATGcctaaaccctaaccctaacctctaaccaCCCCTAACCAGTCGCTAACTACTCCTAACCCGAATCAATAGAAACAAAAATCTTATCTCATGAATtggaaacacaaataaatgagaacTGAGGCACAGGCTCCATTTTATATCAGAGTGTAATATTGTTCACAATTATTTGATGCACATATCTTGCTACTAAGATCTCAAGAGAATTCATTCGTAGTGGAATCAATTCATAATTTTATTCAGGTTTTGTCTTACTATTTATTCCCAGAGCACCTCTTTCGTGGCATTCACCTCTCTGTTTCTATTTTTAAGGGGGAAGGGAACTCAATCATTAAAaacaacatatacattttttcaATGTTTAAGAAACTTTAGAAAATAGTAATAGAATagacataacaacaacaaaaatccctAAAGATGGAAATGAGAACTGGCTGTTGACTGACCACTTACATTACTGAGTGCTATTATATCTGCCGctggttttgttttcttctaaaAATGAAACTTGCCTGGCATACAACAGTGTCTCTTAATGTAAGTGTGGAGGCATGCACAtgttgagatatatatatataatgttatataataatattatattgacGGGATACGCTAGTTATTTAGTATTGTACTTCTTAAGAGTGGGTGGGAGATATTATCTTTAGGATGGGTCAAGCCCCAAAAAAACTGGATCCTTCATTTACCATAAAGCAACTAATAGCATCTTTTATtgatgagacccccccccctccccaacccGAGTAACACAAGTGAGTAAACTGAACTCATGTGACTTTAATCAAATATGCAACATCATATATGATTGAGTAAAAAGGCACTTGTATCCAAATTAAGTGAAAAGTCTTTGATGCAAGTTCCTTCACCCACCACATATCCTGATTCTGTTGGACCTAACCCGAACAGAACCCGACCCCTAACCCTATGCATGAGTGGTCTCACCTGGCTGCAGGTGGCTGAATCCTACAGCCTGCCGTATCTCCTCCAGTGAAGCCCCCCTGGCCCCCAGCTCCACCATCCCCAGGGCCACAGCCACGCTCAGCGGGGAGAAAATGATGTTATCCTGATTCCCCGCCGCCTGCAGCCGGTGGTACAGTCTGACCGCGAACTCTGATGTTGTGTCCTCCGGAATGTCCGCCGCCCGGCAACCGCAGCGCGGCaacaggatggagaggaggaggagcggcgagAAAACTTCCAGTGTCAACATCGCAGCGCAGACCTCAGATCGCTGAGTCAGGAGGGATGAATGGAGCAGAAGGAGTTGGAAGGAAAGAAACCGGTGATGAATTGAATGTGacgatggagagagggagcgatagacacgggagaaaaaaaattaatctaAATGAGTAATTCGGGAGATGGATGGGCAGCCCAAGAGGTGATAGAAGGATGGGAAACAGATGGAAGACAAGatgaaagagagaaaatgatttgggcaGGGACAGAGACAAatgtggggagaggaggagcgtagagaggagagagaggggaaggaggaaaaagaggattTCAGAAAGGAGGCAGGGGGGGTGGAAGGGGTGTGGgtagagcgagaaagagagacagggagagagagagagagatacacgtAGAGAAGATTATTGTGTGAGGGAGAACAGGAGATGAAGGGCAAGAGGATTTTAGAAGGGAGGGACAGAGATGAAAGTAGAGAGAGCAGGGATGTGGTGGGGACAaaatgagagtgagagagagagagagaacatctgTCAGTCAAACATTCTGCCAATTTAAATAGGGAGCTCCACAGAGGAAAGCATTCATGAAAACAGGCCTGGAACAGTTTCTACTTGTTGGCACAGGTGTACTCACAAGTACAGAGAGGACTCTATTTGTCATAAAGGCCGTGTCAAATACTGGGACACTGCTATGACAGTGCTAAAGAAATTAAAGAGTGGAGTAAAACGGGAGAGATtagatagaaaaagaaaaaccgttatggattaaaaatgtattctagATGAAAGGGCATTGGGTcaaaggaagagatggagagaaggacgaaggaaaggacagaggggggcggggagggGAAAATCAGAAGCAGTTGTGCACAGaaataacagagagagagagagagagtttattAACAACACAAATGAGCGGTAACTACAAGTGTGTCAGCATCGCTGCTCGGACTACATCTGCTAAATGAggtcatatatattttatggccATTCTAATCTTCAGGAGTTAAATAAGCTTCTTCCCTTCAAAATCTGCTCTCGCTCTTTGTGTGCGTTTGAGCCTCTGAATGTGAATGGATGAGTTTCCGTCTGCACAGAATGACTGATGAGGCCTTtacctccctcctttcctccttccattaattcctctcctctttccatgCCGTCGCACCCCTCGCCTTCTACTTCCCGTCCCTTTCATAACGCATGTTATCTAccatcagcaacttcctcccaCCTCTTGTTGCTCTACTttcttaccacacacacacacacatacacacacacgatcgATATACACTTTTGAAATTAGTCTCCAACAAATCCACTATTTAAGCTTGTTTAGTAACGTTTGCTGAAAAACAGCAGCAATTGGTTTGTGAGCCGTTACAATATTACAGCTCCAGTCGGCTGAAATGGGCTCGGCCCTGAGAGCTAGAGACCGAGTCAAAAAGTGCTGAGAGATGGACTGATGCTTTATAGATTAAAGTTCCTTTCATGGGATGTGTtgacagaaacaaaaacatatagATTAGCACCTGCCTAATTGTCCAATGTGTCCCTTTATTGTGCAAAAAAAGAGAATTAGAGTCGGTCAACTTGGATGAAGACCGTTGATAGAAACACTGCATGACATTTAATTTGATCGTACAGTGggtccggaaagtattcagaccgctttaaatgtttcactctttgttttaattgcagccatttgctaaaatcaatacgtatgaccatgtgacatttcagtttttcctttttaataaatttgcaaaaaattcgacaattcagtttttttctgtcaagatggggtgccgaGTGAACActaataagaaataaaatgaacttttttagattttagcaaatggctgcaatgaaacaaagagtaaacattttaaaggggtctgagtactttccgtacccactgtatatcaagatatatatatatatagagagagagagagagagcgagagagagagagagaagggggaggctGGCACAGATGTAAATGGAGGTAATGTTCCTGACCTTCCGAGCTGTGGGAGCTGAACTTCTCTGAGACAGACAGCCTGTAAGGAAAGACCCAGCCATGAAGGTAAGCCAGGAAAAGTAGTGTGGAGCGTCATTGTGtgtgcaactgtgtgtgtgtgtgtgtgcataataaCTATTACTTGTAACGGTGACACCGTTCTGACCTTCTGAGTTGTGGCACGTCGTCTGCAAGAGGAGCCCACACTGTCAGTTTGGCTATTGATGACTAAGAGTCCTACTTAGGAGTCTGCTCAGGTGGGGTTCCCAGCAGGCCTCCCAGGTAAGCGGGGAAACCCAACGCTCCGTCCTGACTGAAAGAACCGAATATGTCGGAAAATCTTTCATGGTTTTAAATTGCAAGAGATTAATCCGGGACAATTTGATTAATTCCGTGCAATTAAACTCGCTGGCCTTTGAAAAACAGCCTCTAATCTCTCCGTGTAATCCTAATTCTCGGACAGAATAGATCGGCAGTTGACATTTGCACAATTAAAATGCGACGTCAGCCAAATCCACTACATGTATGTTGATCCTTACTGCCATTTAAACCCAACACCTTGAGACGGCGTGCTTCGGAGGCCAGGGGGATTTATTAAACACGGACATCCTCGTTCACGGTTCaaatccacagacacacacgcccGAAGTacacatt comes from Pseudoliparis swirei isolate HS2019 ecotype Mariana Trench chromosome 20, NWPU_hadal_v1, whole genome shotgun sequence and encodes:
- the serpini1 gene encoding neuroserpin — encoded protein: MLTLEVFSPLLLLSILLPRCGCRAADIPEDTTSEFAVRLYHRLQAAGNQDNIIFSPLSVAVALGMVELGARGASLEEIRQAVGFSHLQPGGEFPLLQNLTAALSEDDTHYVIRFANSLYRQEGITFNPEFMHLMRKYFRADVETVDFSESAAVAEQINNWVENHTESKIRELLSAEDFSSVTRLALVNAVYFRGSWKSQFRPENTRTFSFSRDDGSEVQTLMMYQQGDFYYGEFSDGTQEAGGVYQVLEMPYEGEDMSMMIVLPRQEVPLASLELIIKAPLLEEWANNVKRQKVEVYLPRFKVEQKIDLRSTLQELGIKNIFTSDADLSAMTDGKDMYIGKALQKAYLDVTEEGAEGSVGSGMIALTRTLVLYPQVMADHPFFFVIRNRRTGSILFMGRVMTPEVIEPNDHDFDSM